In the genome of Gemmatimonadota bacterium, one region contains:
- a CDS encoding TolC family protein, whose protein sequence is MHKSTVGLLAVILGGIVAQPAGSQITLSQALRQADRSAYANRAAAATASAQDARAIAPLQGVLPNVRLEAGYTRTTDPIGVFGDRLRQGIATQADFDPARLNFPAAMDNYQGSVVLEQPIFNADAWAARIAARRGADAGHASAAWTRLSTRVDVVRAYYGAVLASERAATLRAAARAAHAHLTQTEAMVRQGMVTRSDALLASVRVADIEAQLAEADGNVDTAQRELAMVLGMPPAELMKTSEAPSSLPSADRIRAVVEGDTAATMAPREDVRSAQLRSASARADAVRARATYLPHVNSFARYDWNAPNRPYSGQRNWTVGIMASVSPFGSAAELSDIRATAGYASAAQAQADAVQAQASLEVAQTRTALSVALTRLRIAEQSVVQSAEAHRIVSRKYEGGLASIVDLLDAQSVEMNSALALSEARYRAIIADAERRRALGADPASLTALDNDDAPATAAPTVGIAPVSNPRAQRQR, encoded by the coding sequence ATGCACAAATCCACAGTCGGGCTCCTTGCAGTCATACTTGGCGGGATCGTCGCTCAGCCAGCCGGCTCCCAGATCACGCTCTCTCAAGCACTTCGACAGGCAGATCGGTCGGCGTACGCCAACCGCGCCGCGGCCGCCACGGCGTCAGCACAGGACGCGCGGGCAATCGCTCCCCTCCAAGGCGTCCTCCCGAACGTCCGGCTCGAGGCCGGATACACGAGAACCACTGATCCCATCGGCGTCTTCGGAGACAGACTCCGGCAGGGCATCGCCACACAGGCTGATTTCGACCCCGCACGATTGAATTTTCCTGCCGCCATGGACAATTACCAGGGCAGCGTTGTGCTGGAACAGCCCATTTTCAATGCCGACGCGTGGGCGGCCCGCATCGCAGCCCGCCGCGGGGCCGACGCCGGCCACGCGAGTGCAGCGTGGACGAGGCTCTCGACGCGAGTGGACGTTGTGCGCGCGTATTACGGCGCCGTGCTCGCATCTGAGCGGGCCGCGACTCTTCGCGCAGCGGCTCGCGCCGCCCACGCGCACCTGACGCAGACGGAGGCGATGGTGCGACAGGGTATGGTCACACGGTCTGACGCACTGCTTGCATCCGTGCGGGTAGCCGACATCGAGGCACAACTCGCCGAGGCGGATGGCAACGTCGACACTGCGCAACGCGAGCTCGCCATGGTTCTCGGCATGCCGCCGGCTGAGTTGATGAAGACATCGGAGGCGCCATCCTCGCTCCCGTCGGCCGATCGCATTCGCGCAGTGGTCGAGGGTGACACTGCCGCAACGATGGCACCACGCGAGGATGTACGCAGCGCGCAGCTGCGATCGGCGAGCGCGCGCGCCGACGCGGTTCGCGCACGCGCAACATATCTACCACACGTCAACTCGTTCGCACGGTACGACTGGAACGCTCCCAACCGACCCTACAGCGGCCAGCGGAACTGGACAGTCGGAATCATGGCATCAGTGAGCCCGTTTGGCAGCGCGGCGGAATTGTCCGACATCCGCGCGACAGCCGGATATGCGTCCGCGGCGCAGGCGCAGGCGGACGCTGTCCAGGCCCAGGCGTCGCTCGAAGTGGCGCAGACACGCACCGCTCTCTCCGTAGCGCTTACCAGACTTCGTATCGCCGAGCAATCTGTAGTTCAGAGCGCCGAAGCTCACCGGATAGTATCGCGCAAATATGAAGGTGGCCTGGCAAGCATTGTAGATCTGCTCGACGCACAGTCGGTCGAGATGAACAGTGCTCTCGCTCTCTCCGAGGCCCGGTATCGTGCGATCATTGCGGATGCCGAGCGTCGTCGTGCACTCGGCGCCGACCCGGCATCTCTCACCGCGCTCGACAACGACGACGCGCCAGCCACTGCGGCGCCGACTGTCGGAATCGCGCCAGTTTCGAATCCACGCGCGCAACGCCAGCGCTGA
- a CDS encoding c-type cytochrome, whose translation MKCLTLVVAAFIIGCSPPSRETGGASTSAIAAETTLSSGGAMGGRMGSMSMMGRVHADTSAAPRPAAAQAAATVDCPPVDQALTNRGRTVFSGAGNCFACHGANAKGTPLAPDLTDAQWLNIDGSYAAIAGLVRTGVPNPKQHSAPMPPMGGGTLSAAQVCAVAAYVYSLAHR comes from the coding sequence ATGAAGTGTCTGACCCTTGTAGTGGCCGCGTTCATCATCGGTTGCTCACCTCCATCGCGAGAAACCGGCGGGGCATCCACGTCGGCGATCGCAGCGGAGACGACACTCAGCTCAGGCGGCGCCATGGGCGGTCGAATGGGCTCCATGTCGATGATGGGGCGGGTCCACGCCGACACGAGCGCCGCACCCAGGCCCGCGGCGGCGCAGGCAGCGGCGACTGTCGATTGCCCTCCAGTGGATCAGGCGCTGACCAACCGCGGCCGCACCGTGTTCAGCGGAGCAGGCAACTGCTTTGCGTGCCACGGCGCGAACGCCAAGGGCACCCCCCTGGCCCCCGACCTTACTGATGCGCAGTGGCTCAATATCGATGGGTCATACGCGGCCATCGCCGGACTGGTGCGCACCGGAGTGCCCAACCCGAAGCAGCACTCTGCGCCCATGCCGCCCATGGGTGGCGGCACCCTGAGCGCCGCCCAGGTGTGCGCGGTTGCAGCGTACGTCTATTCGCTCGCCCATCGCTGA
- a CDS encoding acetate kinase: MKILVLNVGSSSLKFQLIDTDQSAIDGNRDRRLASGQIERIGGEAILTLGAGTATPSRTTAQIRSHADAVERVIKWMADPASGVEITAASDIEAVGHRVVHGGERFTRSTLIDAAVRSNLEQLIDIAPLHNPHNLTGIAAAREVLGDKVPQVAVFDTAFHQTISETAHLYAIPYQLYRRYKVRRYGFHGTSHRYVAYRYRQLTGKTPEQTRIITLHLGNGASACAIVHGHSVDTSMGFTPLEGLVMGTRSGDIDPAIIDYVGAKEGLTSREMDVMLNKQSGLLGLSGLTADMRELLAEDAENGDRRARLAIDVFCYRVRKYIGAYLAAMNGADAIVFAGGIGENSPAVRERICAGMDWLGIQTDAGRNATLTGGAEGRFDRDGGRVELWTIPTDEELLIARDTWRIVSGEAPHA, from the coding sequence ATGAAGATCCTTGTATTGAATGTCGGATCCTCGTCGCTCAAGTTTCAGCTCATAGATACCGACCAGAGCGCGATCGACGGCAACAGGGACCGTCGACTTGCCAGCGGTCAGATCGAGCGCATCGGCGGCGAGGCAATCCTCACTCTCGGTGCAGGCACTGCGACACCATCGCGCACGACGGCGCAGATCCGGAGTCATGCAGATGCAGTCGAGCGCGTCATCAAATGGATGGCTGACCCTGCTTCGGGTGTCGAGATCACAGCTGCATCCGACATCGAGGCTGTTGGCCACCGTGTCGTGCATGGCGGTGAGAGATTCACGCGATCCACTCTCATCGATGCAGCCGTCCGAAGCAACCTCGAGCAACTAATCGATATCGCACCATTGCACAATCCGCACAATCTCACAGGCATCGCGGCCGCGCGCGAAGTGCTCGGTGACAAAGTGCCGCAGGTTGCTGTGTTCGATACCGCATTTCACCAGACCATATCCGAGACCGCACATCTGTACGCCATACCGTACCAACTCTACAGGCGATACAAGGTGAGACGTTATGGGTTTCACGGGACGTCACACCGATACGTTGCGTATCGTTACCGGCAACTCACCGGAAAGACCCCCGAGCAGACGCGCATCATCACCCTGCACCTTGGAAACGGGGCGTCTGCGTGCGCTATCGTGCATGGACATTCGGTGGACACATCGATGGGGTTCACCCCGCTCGAAGGGCTGGTGATGGGAACGCGCTCGGGCGACATCGATCCGGCGATCATCGATTACGTGGGCGCCAAGGAAGGGCTCACCAGCCGTGAAATGGACGTGATGCTCAACAAGCAGTCCGGTCTGCTCGGCCTTTCGGGACTCACCGCCGACATGCGCGAGCTTCTGGCGGAGGACGCCGAGAATGGTGACCGCCGAGCGCGGCTTGCGATCGACGTCTTCTGTTACCGCGTGCGCAAGTACATCGGCGCATATCTCGCCGCCATGAACGGTGCGGATGCAATTGTGTTCGCCGGCGGAATCGGTGAGAACTCGCCCGCGGTCCGCGAGCGCATATGCGCCGGCATGGACTGGCTCGGAATTCAGACGGATGCCGGACGCAATGCCACTCTCACGGGTGGCGCTGAAGGTCGATTCGACCGGGATGGCGGACGCGTCGAGCTCTGGACAATACCGACTGACGAAGAGCTGCTCATCGCCCGTGATACGTGGCGAATCGTGAGCGGCGAAGCACCACACGCTTAG
- a CDS encoding phosphoketolase family protein: MTTVIANETPSRNPLSADELRLIDAYWRAANYLSVGQIYLLANPLLRAPLSLDHIKRRLLGHWGTTPGLNFMYVHMNRLIRKHDIDAIFIAGPGHGGPGVVANTYLEGTYSEIYPMVSRDTAGLQRLFKQFSFPGGIPSHVAPETPGSIHEGGELGYSLLHAYGAVFDNPDLFVCCAIGDGEAETGALATSWHSNKFLDPARDGAVIPILHLNGYKIAGPTVLARIGDDELTSLLRGYGYDPRFVSGDDPHVMHQLMAATMDTVLADIKRIQQDAREHGFTHRVPWPMIVLRSPKGWTGPKFVDGKQTEGSFRSHQVPVTGFEDNPGHVALLEQWMKSYRPEELFDENGTLVPEIASIAPTGTRRMSANPHANGGLLLKDLAMPVFRDYAVSVPAPGAVDAESTRVLGKFLRDVMRLNMSARNFRIMGPDETSSNRLDALFDVTDRTSTAEILPSDEHVAPDGRVMEVLSEHMCEGWLEGYLLTGRHGLFSCYEAFIHIVDSMFNQHAKWLATARNIPWRRPIASLNYLLTSHVWRQDHNGNSHQDPGFLDHVVNKKADVVRVYLPPDANCLLSVADHCLRSRNYVNVIVAGKQPEPQWLDIDAATDHCERGLGIWHWASNDGGTDPDVVLGCCGDVPTLEVLAAVDLLRTHIPDLRMRVVNVVDLMALQPNSEHPHGLPDDEFDAMFTRDRPIVFAFHGYPLLIHRLTYRRTNHDNMHVRGYKEEGTTTTPFDMTVLNQLDRYNLALDVIARVPRLRNHAAASVAADLFRSKLVEHRAYVNEHGDDMPEIRDWRWARHAAS, from the coding sequence ATGACGACAGTCATTGCGAATGAAACGCCGAGCCGGAATCCACTTTCCGCGGATGAACTCCGGCTGATCGATGCATACTGGCGCGCCGCGAACTACCTCTCCGTCGGCCAGATCTATCTCCTCGCCAATCCTCTCCTGCGCGCACCGCTGAGCCTCGACCACATAAAGCGCAGGCTGCTCGGTCACTGGGGCACGACACCAGGACTGAACTTCATGTACGTGCACATGAACAGGCTGATCCGGAAGCACGACATCGACGCGATCTTCATCGCCGGTCCAGGCCACGGCGGACCTGGTGTCGTCGCCAACACCTACCTCGAGGGGACGTACAGCGAGATCTATCCGATGGTAAGTCGTGACACCGCTGGTCTCCAGCGCCTGTTCAAGCAGTTCTCGTTTCCGGGCGGCATCCCCAGTCACGTCGCTCCGGAAACACCTGGATCCATCCATGAAGGCGGAGAGCTGGGATATTCGCTGCTGCACGCGTATGGCGCCGTATTCGACAATCCGGATCTCTTCGTCTGTTGTGCAATCGGGGATGGTGAGGCAGAAACAGGCGCGCTCGCGACAAGCTGGCATTCGAACAAATTCCTCGATCCCGCACGGGACGGCGCCGTTATTCCGATCCTGCACCTCAACGGCTACAAGATCGCCGGTCCGACCGTTCTTGCACGAATCGGCGACGACGAGCTGACGTCGCTGCTGCGAGGCTACGGCTACGATCCTCGTTTCGTCTCCGGCGACGACCCACACGTGATGCACCAGCTCATGGCCGCCACCATGGACACCGTTCTGGCGGACATCAAGCGCATCCAGCAGGACGCGCGCGAACACGGCTTCACGCATCGCGTTCCATGGCCGATGATAGTCCTGCGTTCGCCCAAGGGATGGACGGGCCCCAAGTTCGTCGACGGGAAGCAGACGGAGGGATCGTTCCGCTCGCATCAGGTACCGGTCACCGGATTTGAGGATAATCCGGGACATGTCGCATTGCTCGAGCAGTGGATGAAGAGCTACCGCCCCGAAGAACTGTTCGATGAGAATGGCACACTCGTTCCGGAGATCGCTAGCATCGCGCCCACAGGCACACGCCGCATGAGCGCCAATCCGCATGCCAATGGCGGGCTGCTGCTCAAGGATCTCGCAATGCCGGTCTTCCGTGACTACGCCGTGAGCGTACCGGCGCCGGGAGCCGTCGACGCAGAATCCACCCGCGTGCTCGGCAAGTTTCTTCGGGATGTAATGCGACTCAACATGAGCGCACGCAACTTTCGGATCATGGGGCCGGACGAAACGAGTTCCAACAGGCTGGACGCACTGTTCGATGTCACCGATCGCACGTCAACCGCCGAGATATTGCCGAGCGATGAGCACGTCGCACCCGACGGCAGAGTGATGGAGGTGTTGAGCGAGCACATGTGCGAGGGATGGCTGGAGGGATACCTGCTTACCGGCAGACACGGCCTGTTCTCCTGCTACGAAGCGTTCATCCATATCGTGGACTCGATGTTCAACCAGCACGCGAAATGGCTCGCCACGGCTCGCAACATCCCGTGGCGGCGGCCGATCGCGTCGCTCAATTACCTTCTTACCTCCCACGTATGGCGGCAGGATCACAATGGCAACAGCCATCAGGATCCCGGATTTCTCGACCATGTGGTGAACAAGAAGGCTGATGTGGTGCGCGTGTATCTTCCGCCCGACGCCAACTGTCTGCTGTCCGTGGCGGACCACTGCCTTCGCAGCAGGAATTACGTGAACGTGATTGTTGCAGGCAAGCAGCCCGAACCTCAATGGCTGGACATCGACGCCGCAACTGACCACTGCGAACGAGGGCTCGGCATCTGGCACTGGGCGAGCAACGACGGCGGCACCGACCCGGACGTGGTGCTCGGATGCTGCGGCGATGTGCCGACGCTCGAAGTCCTCGCGGCGGTGGATCTGCTACGGACTCACATACCAGACCTGCGCATGCGTGTCGTCAACGTCGTGGACCTGATGGCGCTCCAGCCTAACAGCGAACATCCGCACGGCTTGCCGGATGACGAATTCGACGCGATGTTCACCAGGGACAGACCGATAGTGTTTGCCTTTCACGGCTATCCGCTGCTGATCCATCGTCTCACGTATCGCCGCACAAACCACGACAACATGCACGTGCGCGGTTACAAGGAAGAGGGAACGACCACGACACCGTTCGACATGACAGTGCTCAACCAGCTGGACCGGTACAATCTGGCGCTGGATGTCATTGCGCGTGTACCGCGTCTCAGGAATCACGCCGCAGCATCCGTGGCGGCAGATCTCTTTCGCTCCAAGCTTGTCGAGCATCGCGCCTATGTAAACGAACATGGCGACGACATGCCTGAGATTCGCGACTGGCGTTGGGCCCGACACGCCGCCTCATGA
- a CDS encoding cbb3-type cytochrome c oxidase subunit I: MYTLVRRYLKTAIAFLAVGLSIGGYLIARREFQGAAPDEYLVSAHTHALFVGFVMMMIMGVALWLFPRPEKTDAQYNPRLAAIAYWLITIGTVTRVGGEIMRSSLFNISAMWLRVAIVAAGFLQGIAIGVFFFTMWTRIRPVGSQAREAKGERF, from the coding sequence GTGTACACGCTCGTCCGCCGTTACCTCAAGACCGCAATCGCCTTTCTGGCAGTCGGGCTGTCGATAGGCGGGTACCTGATCGCGCGCCGGGAATTCCAGGGTGCGGCACCGGACGAATATCTCGTCAGCGCTCACACGCACGCGCTGTTCGTCGGCTTCGTGATGATGATGATCATGGGTGTCGCGCTGTGGCTCTTTCCGCGTCCGGAAAAGACGGACGCGCAATACAATCCGCGACTGGCCGCGATCGCTTACTGGCTGATCACGATCGGAACCGTCACGCGGGTCGGTGGCGAAATAATGCGATCCAGCCTGTTCAACATCTCCGCAATGTGGCTGCGCGTCGCGATCGTCGCGGCCGGCTTCCTGCAGGGAATCGCGATCGGGGTCTTCTTCTTCACGATGTGGACAAGAATTCGGCCTGTGGGCAGTCAGGCACGCGAGGCGAAGGGCGAGCGGTTCTGA
- a CDS encoding DUF542 domain-containing protein → MSLQDEVITFASVVNDVIQSHPGTTNVFNEFGIDACCGGATSVQDAALRDGADPAALLNALNAVVAGRRHSTGMAV, encoded by the coding sequence ATGTCATTGCAAGACGAAGTCATCACTTTTGCATCCGTCGTCAACGACGTCATACAGTCACACCCTGGCACGACAAACGTGTTCAACGAGTTTGGAATAGACGCGTGTTGCGGTGGTGCAACTTCCGTTCAGGACGCCGCCCTGCGGGACGGTGCAGATCCAGCTGCGTTGCTGAACGCACTGAACGCAGTGGTCGCCGGCCGGCGCCACAGCACGGGAATGGCAGTATGA
- the nosZ gene encoding Sec-dependent nitrous-oxide reductase yields MRSSVKLYAAVGYVGITLSGLAYACAPSVKTNASSGLLAGDAATRTYVPPGSYDEYYAFLSGGFSGQVTVYGLPSGRLFKQIPVFSQFPQTGYGYNEDTKAMLTTTFGQVPWDDSHHTEMSLTDGVPDGRWLFINGNNTPRIARIDLKKFETEEILQIPNAAGGHASPFATPDTKYVVSATRFSVPIPQTDVPIDSYKKNFKGTITFVRADQPGKMDVAFQIMMPGYDYDLGHAGKGPSDGWFFFTTYNSEEANTKLEVNASQADKDYIAAINYKQAEKCIADGKGKKFGGSYVHNYMNPATGIATSETKTGVTMLYPADCDGLVYYLPTPKSPHGVDIDPTGEYIVAGGKLATVIPVHSYTKMIKAIADKQFEKTIDGIPVLRYQAVIAGEVQKPGLGPLHTEFDGKGNAYTSMFISSEIVKWKLGTWQVLDRIPVYYSVGHLMIPGGDSKKPWGKYLVALDKITKDRYLPTGPEGSRSAQLIDISGDKMKMLLDFPTMGEPHYAQAVPASMLQPTSLKFQKLTDNHNPDVTTSEAAGGITRKGKRVDVKMIAIRSHFAPDNLEGIELGDTVYFHVTNIEQDWNIAHGFAVFGANTSGVTLPPGETRTLRWVPQATGIYPFYCTDFCSALHQEMQGYVRVSAPEMHVPLSANISKIAQTQNGRMPAERGQHGERGEHGEHR; encoded by the coding sequence ATGAGATCGTCGGTCAAGCTATATGCGGCTGTCGGGTACGTAGGCATCACCCTGAGCGGCCTCGCGTATGCCTGCGCGCCGAGTGTCAAGACGAATGCGTCCTCCGGCCTGCTGGCCGGTGACGCCGCGACTCGAACCTACGTGCCGCCAGGTTCGTACGACGAGTATTACGCCTTCCTGTCGGGCGGCTTCAGCGGCCAGGTGACGGTGTATGGGCTCCCATCCGGTCGTCTTTTCAAGCAAATACCTGTTTTTTCGCAATTTCCACAGACGGGCTACGGCTACAACGAGGACACCAAGGCGATGCTGACGACGACCTTCGGCCAGGTGCCGTGGGACGACTCGCATCACACGGAGATGTCGCTCACTGATGGCGTCCCGGATGGCCGCTGGCTGTTCATCAACGGTAACAACACTCCCCGTATAGCCCGTATCGATCTCAAGAAGTTCGAGACCGAGGAGATACTCCAGATTCCAAACGCCGCGGGTGGCCACGCGTCACCGTTCGCGACGCCGGATACCAAATACGTGGTGTCGGCGACGCGCTTCAGCGTTCCGATTCCGCAGACCGACGTTCCCATCGACAGCTACAAGAAGAACTTCAAGGGAACCATCACGTTCGTCAGAGCCGACCAGCCAGGGAAGATGGACGTCGCCTTCCAGATCATGATGCCGGGATACGACTACGATCTCGGGCACGCCGGCAAGGGTCCGTCCGACGGCTGGTTCTTCTTCACGACGTACAACTCCGAAGAAGCGAATACGAAGCTCGAGGTGAACGCGTCACAGGCCGACAAGGACTACATCGCCGCGATCAACTACAAGCAGGCGGAGAAGTGCATCGCCGACGGAAAGGGAAAGAAGTTCGGCGGGAGCTACGTCCACAACTATATGAATCCGGCCACCGGGATCGCGACGAGCGAGACGAAGACCGGTGTGACCATGTTGTATCCAGCCGATTGTGACGGTCTCGTGTACTACCTGCCGACGCCGAAATCACCGCACGGTGTCGATATCGATCCGACAGGCGAGTACATAGTTGCCGGTGGCAAGCTGGCTACCGTCATTCCCGTGCACTCGTACACGAAGATGATCAAGGCGATCGCGGACAAGCAATTCGAGAAGACGATCGACGGAATCCCGGTTCTCCGTTACCAGGCAGTCATTGCAGGCGAAGTACAGAAGCCGGGCCTCGGCCCGCTGCACACCGAGTTCGACGGCAAGGGCAACGCCTACACGTCGATGTTCATCTCGTCCGAAATCGTGAAGTGGAAGCTCGGCACTTGGCAGGTACTGGACCGGATCCCGGTGTACTACTCGGTGGGACACCTGATGATTCCCGGCGGAGACAGCAAGAAGCCGTGGGGCAAATATCTCGTCGCGCTCGACAAGATCACCAAGGACCGCTACCTGCCCACAGGCCCGGAAGGATCGCGCTCGGCGCAGCTGATCGACATCAGTGGCGACAAGATGAAGATGTTGCTGGACTTTCCGACCATGGGTGAGCCGCACTACGCGCAGGCAGTTCCGGCGAGCATGCTGCAGCCCACCTCGCTCAAGTTCCAGAAATTGACGGACAACCACAATCCGGATGTCACGACTTCGGAAGCCGCTGGCGGAATCACACGCAAGGGCAAGCGCGTCGATGTGAAGATGATTGCGATTCGCAGTCACTTCGCGCCCGACAATCTGGAGGGAATCGAGCTCGGCGATACAGTGTACTTCCACGTCACCAACATCGAGCAGGACTGGAACATCGCGCACGGGTTCGCCGTGTTCGGTGCGAACACGTCCGGTGTCACGCTCCCGCCAGGTGAGACGAGGACACTGAGATGGGTTCCACAAGCAACCGGCATCTATCCTTTCTACTGCACGGACTTCTGCTCCGCGCTGCACCAGGAGATGCAGGGATACGTTCGAGTGTCGGCGCCGGAGATGCACGTTCCACTATCGGCGAACATCAGCAAGATCGCACAGACTCAGAATGGTCGCATGCCTGCCGAGCGCGGGCAGCACGGCGAGCGTGGCGAACATGGCGAGCACAGGTAG
- a CDS encoding nitrous oxide reductase family maturation protein NosD translates to MRPRKLLRPGAAALLLSLGAITTPGLASPVRAAQQVVNVSPTGPVRSIRQALTMVARGGTIIVHPGVYRDTTIVVSIPVTIMGDRYPVLDGENVRQIMTVTADSVTVRGIAFRNVGVAFTEDLAAIKVVRARYCSISDNRIDNGFFGIYLQEAQYCAVIRNVIRGTHARDATSGNGIHLWHSRDIVIQGNRVSGHRDGIYFEFVREAHVHDNLSTGNLRYGLHFMFSDSCDYEGNTFRRNGAGVAVMYTHNVRMVGNHFTDNTGSAAYGLLLKEISDSELRDNIFSGNTSGLYADGATRLNAHHNTFLNNGWALKLQSSTEDATFTANNFAGNTFDVSTNSRSAHSTFRGNYWSEYQGYDLNRDGVGDVAYRPVRLTSVVVARYEPALILLRSNFLLLMDAAERVLPALTPETLADSAPAMRWVK, encoded by the coding sequence ATGCGCCCTCGTAAGTTGCTGCGCCCCGGCGCAGCCGCGCTGCTCTTGAGTCTTGGTGCGATCACCACGCCAGGGCTGGCGTCGCCTGTGCGTGCTGCGCAGCAGGTCGTCAACGTGTCGCCGACCGGGCCGGTACGCAGCATACGGCAGGCGCTGACGATGGTCGCGCGCGGCGGCACGATCATCGTGCATCCCGGAGTCTACAGGGACACCACGATCGTGGTTTCAATCCCCGTCACGATCATGGGAGACCGGTATCCGGTCCTCGATGGCGAGAACGTACGCCAGATAATGACCGTGACGGCGGACAGCGTTACTGTGCGCGGCATCGCATTTCGGAACGTCGGTGTCGCGTTCACGGAAGATCTCGCCGCGATAAAGGTCGTGCGGGCGCGCTACTGCTCGATATCCGACAATCGCATCGACAACGGCTTCTTCGGCATCTACCTGCAGGAAGCCCAGTACTGTGCGGTGATTCGCAACGTGATACGCGGCACGCACGCGCGGGATGCAACATCCGGCAACGGTATTCATCTCTGGCATTCGCGCGACATCGTCATCCAGGGAAACCGAGTGTCCGGTCATCGCGACGGAATCTATTTCGAGTTCGTTCGTGAGGCTCACGTTCACGACAATCTCAGCACGGGAAACCTGCGGTACGGCCTGCACTTCATGTTCTCCGACAGCTGCGATTACGAAGGCAATACCTTCCGGCGCAACGGTGCCGGTGTGGCGGTCATGTACACGCACAACGTGCGGATGGTGGGTAACCACTTCACCGATAACACCGGCTCGGCCGCATACGGCTTGCTGCTCAAGGAGATATCCGACAGCGAGCTCAGGGACAACATCTTTTCCGGTAATACGTCGGGGCTGTACGCAGATGGAGCCACGCGGCTGAATGCGCATCACAACACCTTTCTAAACAACGGCTGGGCGCTCAAGCTCCAGTCCAGCACCGAAGATGCCACATTCACGGCCAACAACTTCGCTGGCAACACGTTCGATGTGAGCACCAATAGTCGCTCGGCACACTCGACCTTTCGCGGTAATTACTGGTCCGAGTATCAGGGATACGATCTCAACCGCGACGGTGTAGGAGATGTGGCGTACCGTCCGGTACGGCTCACGTCCGTCGTGGTAGCGAGATATGAGCCTGCGCTCATCCTGCTACGCAGCAACTTCCTTTTGTTGATGGACGCCGCGGAGCGAGTGCTGCCGGCTCTCACACCTGAAACGCTGGCCGACTCCGCGCCCGCGATGCGATGGGTAAAATGA
- a CDS encoding ABC transporter ATP-binding protein — MKRPLLQIMNVCKRFGAMDILRSVDLTVAAGRVLAIVGPNGAGKTTLIKSVLGLTRPDAGRITLMGTDVLGANAYRASIGYMPQIARFPENLTGAELIAMLKDLRGPTALLDTELIDCFGLEQALEKPLRVLSGGTRQKVNAAMAFLFSPELLILDEPTAGLDPLSSSVLKDKILVERGAGKTIMVTSHIMNELEELADDVAFMVDGRLAFSGTLDDLKRVTAQTTMERAVAAMMMRDCREAA, encoded by the coding sequence ATGAAACGACCACTGCTGCAGATCATGAACGTGTGCAAGAGATTCGGCGCAATGGACATCCTGCGCTCCGTAGATCTTACTGTCGCGGCCGGTAGAGTCCTGGCAATCGTCGGCCCCAACGGCGCCGGCAAGACCACGCTCATCAAGTCGGTGCTCGGACTTACCCGTCCGGATGCAGGACGTATAACATTGATGGGCACCGACGTACTGGGCGCGAATGCGTATCGCGCCAGCATCGGTTACATGCCCCAGATCGCGCGCTTTCCAGAAAATCTCACGGGCGCGGAACTGATCGCAATGCTGAAGGATCTGCGCGGACCGACGGCGCTGCTGGACACGGAGCTCATCGATTGTTTCGGGCTCGAGCAAGCTTTGGAAAAACCACTTCGCGTGCTGTCCGGTGGGACTCGGCAGAAGGTCAACGCAGCAATGGCATTCCTGTTCTCGCCAGAGCTGCTGATTCTGGATGAACCAACCGCCGGTCTCGATCCGCTCTCGAGCAGTGTGCTGAAGGACAAGATTCTGGTGGAGCGCGGCGCGGGCAAGACGATCATGGTCACATCACACATCATGAATGAGCTGGAAGAGCTGGCAGACGACGTCGCGTTCATGGTCGATGGCCGCCTGGCGTTCTCCGGAACACTCGACGATCTGAAGCGTGTAACGGCGCAGACGACCATGGAGCGGGCCGTGGCAGCGATGATGATGCGCGACTGTAGGGAGGCGGCATGA